In a single window of the Amycolatopsis sp. cg5 genome:
- a CDS encoding C40 family peptidase produces MRVGVVATVLAGIGLAAVLTIGTVVKVVTDQQQAAQAQRVMNVSCDASLGPTQPGTGDQGSVDAAKLDDEQRSIVTSIIAIGKQRELAPRAWQVAIQAGMTESGLHNLTYGDRDSLGIFQMRPSMGWGSVAQVTNVEYEINKFYDVLLAVPDWQNKRPGDAAQAVERSGFPDRYHKWEPMAAALVEGLGAVVNVSGCGQGMGALLPASEAAAQAIKFALGEQGKPYVWGATGPNSYDCSGLMLRAYESAGIILPRVSKDQYRAGGMIPVREAQPGDLLFLANDPSNPATIHHVMMYLGDNKIVEAQQTGVPVHTRAFSFDEKELVGQAVRPGV; encoded by the coding sequence ATGCGCGTCGGAGTCGTGGCGACCGTGCTGGCGGGCATCGGCCTGGCGGCCGTGCTGACCATCGGCACCGTCGTCAAGGTCGTCACCGACCAGCAGCAGGCGGCGCAGGCGCAACGGGTCATGAACGTCAGCTGTGACGCCTCGCTCGGCCCGACCCAGCCCGGAACCGGCGACCAGGGATCGGTCGACGCGGCCAAACTCGACGACGAGCAGCGCAGCATCGTCACCTCGATCATCGCCATCGGCAAGCAGCGCGAACTCGCGCCCCGCGCGTGGCAGGTGGCGATCCAGGCGGGCATGACCGAGTCCGGGCTGCACAACCTCACCTACGGCGACCGCGACTCGCTGGGCATCTTCCAGATGCGCCCGTCGATGGGCTGGGGCTCCGTCGCGCAGGTCACGAACGTCGAATACGAGATCAACAAGTTCTACGACGTGCTGCTCGCCGTCCCGGACTGGCAGAACAAGCGGCCAGGCGACGCCGCGCAGGCCGTCGAGCGGTCTGGCTTCCCCGATCGGTACCACAAGTGGGAGCCGATGGCGGCCGCGCTGGTCGAGGGCCTCGGCGCCGTCGTCAACGTGAGCGGCTGCGGCCAGGGCATGGGCGCGCTGTTGCCCGCGAGCGAAGCCGCCGCGCAGGCCATCAAGTTCGCGCTCGGCGAGCAGGGCAAGCCCTATGTGTGGGGCGCCACCGGGCCCAATTCCTACGACTGCTCCGGCTTGATGCTGCGGGCGTACGAGTCGGCCGGGATCATCCTGCCGCGGGTTTCCAAGGACCAGTACCGGGCGGGCGGGATGATCCCCGTCCGCGAGGCGCAGCCCGGTGACCTGCTGTTCCTGGCCAACGACCCGTCGAACCCGGCGACCATCCACCACGTGATGATGTATCTCGGCGACAACAAGATCGTCGAAGCGCAGCAGACCGGCGTGCCGGTACACACCCGGGCGTTTTCCTTCGACGAGAAGGAACTCGTCGGGCAGGCAGTGCGGCCCGGCGTCTAG
- a CDS encoding magnesium transporter, translating into MTLLTLAAVLACAAGWHKLRKRLKNGPTGRTRPTKLATVLMVAGILGLQVTMTAPPAMAAQCGEAPNPERPGAGMVGALDPPKGHGLKDSIYIDYSYAGMVWNTFQTDCGPLAGLNSPDSTIDTWAGNQLFNIGKNLVGATNSLHYTVLNGGLLNPIYSAVKTGAEKVYNNIYAQLFGLVALLLSIMMFRNIWRGDLAAVSKRALYALAAVWLAASSLALLRYIDPIDHAIVQTTTNIHAGFIDESKDELDVEVLPTDLHTQVVYNNWKRGEFGAADAPQAEQYGKALVDAQAFTRNQLEAGDDANQQVIDAKKAAYKDISTKLGPSTGYFTGEDGSRTGAGFLALGQGLVYSLFQLLAKASVLLAQVLIRLFTLTAPLIGLVALLHPEILRRVLKVAGAVAFNLVVLSVLAGVHALLLKAIFEAGNSLSMLTQMVLAGMVTVLLFMVGRPVRRLWQMVDMSARMVGNAVPSPSGGIFSRFRKNQGPTPQDEFWKNIRDTDDVVDGDARGPIGAISGGGRFRPEATIFAASQRLDSPGARPAAAWSGASWPGAIDGGGDRPALPAGGGGAGVFSNYGPGGNEPGDFIYPPNGRKPVRASRRVDTSPVFDRRWSDEPEPVVVPSRLSAGGGQADFTSPEYNSPVRTSPIPQPRRVDPEVVAGKPVFVLYRPSRGIEVREDVRDTDHLMGR; encoded by the coding sequence ATGACGCTGCTGACCCTGGCGGCCGTGCTCGCGTGCGCGGCCGGCTGGCACAAGCTGCGCAAGCGGCTGAAGAACGGGCCGACCGGGCGCACCCGGCCGACCAAGCTGGCGACCGTGCTCATGGTCGCCGGCATCCTCGGGCTGCAGGTGACCATGACCGCGCCGCCCGCGATGGCCGCGCAGTGCGGCGAGGCGCCGAACCCGGAGCGTCCCGGCGCCGGCATGGTCGGCGCGCTCGACCCGCCCAAGGGGCACGGGCTCAAGGACAGCATCTACATCGATTACAGCTACGCGGGCATGGTCTGGAACACCTTCCAGACCGACTGCGGGCCGCTCGCCGGGCTGAACTCGCCCGACTCGACGATCGACACCTGGGCGGGCAACCAGCTCTTCAACATCGGCAAGAACCTCGTGGGCGCGACGAACTCGCTGCACTACACGGTGCTCAACGGTGGCCTGCTGAACCCGATCTACAGCGCCGTCAAGACGGGCGCCGAAAAGGTCTACAACAACATCTACGCCCAGCTTTTCGGGCTGGTCGCGCTGTTGCTGTCGATCATGATGTTCCGCAACATCTGGCGAGGTGACCTCGCCGCGGTCAGCAAACGCGCGCTCTACGCGCTGGCCGCGGTATGGCTCGCCGCGTCGTCGCTGGCGCTGCTGCGCTACATCGACCCGATCGATCACGCGATCGTGCAGACCACGACGAACATCCACGCGGGCTTCATCGACGAGTCGAAGGACGAACTCGACGTCGAAGTGCTGCCGACGGACCTGCACACGCAAGTCGTCTACAACAACTGGAAACGCGGTGAGTTCGGCGCGGCCGACGCGCCGCAGGCCGAGCAGTACGGCAAGGCGCTGGTGGACGCGCAGGCGTTCACCCGCAATCAGCTCGAAGCCGGTGACGACGCCAATCAGCAGGTGATCGATGCCAAGAAGGCCGCGTACAAGGACATCTCCACCAAGCTCGGCCCGTCGACCGGGTACTTCACCGGCGAGGACGGCAGCCGGACCGGCGCCGGTTTCCTCGCGCTGGGCCAGGGCCTCGTGTATTCGCTGTTCCAGCTGCTGGCGAAGGCGTCCGTGCTGCTGGCGCAGGTCCTGATCCGGCTGTTCACGCTGACCGCGCCGCTGATCGGCCTGGTGGCGCTGCTGCACCCGGAGATCCTGCGCCGCGTGCTCAAGGTCGCCGGCGCCGTCGCGTTCAACCTGGTCGTGCTCTCGGTGCTGGCCGGCGTGCACGCGCTGCTGCTGAAGGCGATCTTCGAAGCGGGCAACTCGCTGTCGATGCTGACGCAGATGGTGCTGGCCGGAATGGTCACCGTGCTGCTGTTCATGGTCGGCCGCCCGGTGCGGCGGCTGTGGCAAATGGTCGACATGTCGGCGCGAATGGTCGGCAACGCGGTCCCGTCGCCCAGCGGGGGGATCTTCTCCCGGTTCCGCAAGAACCAGGGCCCGACCCCGCAGGACGAGTTCTGGAAGAACATCCGCGACACCGACGACGTCGTCGACGGCGACGCGCGCGGTCCGATCGGCGCGATCTCCGGTGGTGGCCGGTTCCGGCCGGAGGCGACGATCTTCGCCGCCTCGCAGCGGCTCGACTCGCCAGGTGCCCGGCCGGCCGCGGCCTGGTCAGGCGCGTCGTGGCCGGGTGCGATCGACGGCGGCGGGGACCGTCCGGCGCTGCCGGCGGGCGGTGGCGGGGCCGGCGTGTTCAGCAACTACGGACCCGGCGGGAACGAGCCGGGCGACTTCATCTACCCGCCGAACGGGCGCAAGCCGGTCCGCGCGAGCAGGCGCGTCGACACGTCGCCGGTGTTCGATCGCCGGTGGAGTGACGAACCCGAGCCGGTGGTGGTGCCGTCCAGGCTTTCCGCGGGTGGCGGGCAGGCCGACTTCACCTCGCCCGAGTACAACTCGCCGGTGCGGACGTCGCCGATCCCGCAGCCGAGGCGCGTCGACCCCGAGGTCGTCGCCGGGAAACCGGTGTTCGTGCTCTACCGGCCGTCGCGCGGGATCGAGGTGCGCGAGGACGTTCGCGACACCGATCACCTGATGGGCAGGTAA
- a CDS encoding ATP-binding protein: MFGRGGSRGKREQDLHNGWQTPQQVRSAQAKQAGRKGRRLPGEQAIPTYTPSIAARSIDGHLLRTGYEVYAWYRLAPQRWSFRSDSQRRDLIAAIAGQYAELQGRWLHLRVTNRPYPIRMWAEAHVHNAVNRPQDIPGALSFDDYLIGEQQQLMGRSMAEKEVYIGVQVQTRRMVDRAVERAAPVLRKILPEAVDAELTALDSEVEHLDQVIGSAGLEGRPAHADEMSWLMHRSCSLGLPAPRNMPAVPGAAWEPEDLASFTDAADFHADPYAPTVTVRGRTGSNAGVSRHLAVLTVGQMHGLQIPEVDDPWIQHADRLPASVEVSARIYVRRPEEVAGELQRQMNKVRSQVKHYTDEHELEPPQSLARQAGRVLEIDDEMTSGFTALATRVRSWWRLAVSGPTERDALKLAQQLLDLYKPKIAIEHPEAQYAMAREFIPGEPLASAAYMRRGSVVWASSAVPTATAEVGDRRGILLGETCTATRRPVAWDPWMAQEIRDGSGLTAMVAGLGGGKSFLGGGIVYKTLRAGAHWTILDPSGPLSRLCDLPEIRPYARPINLLNAQPGILNPYRVVAEPLLEHFMDEDDPERSWRREKALAGATRRRLVLDVLTGVLPYEVSRMAQTRIVLLRAVRAVGGRFDADPGQVIDALRRDSSEHHEHAVVVADFLDEMRERMALLIPETDADPYSETRDDRMTVLTMAGLTLPKDGVPREYWTDAESLGVEMLNLAAWLTQRSVYEKPKELRKGVWIDEAFFLSEVPTGRVLMNRFARDSRKWNVRVLLSSQIPADFLKIQGFVALLDSVFVGRLDDDDAQADALRLLKVPVGVGYEQVIAALGRRPGGQRGLERDTEPRQFVFGDGAGGVERIRVDFSGPHLEHLRGVMDTTPGSSSAESRPQPGTALVPTDETKPYVPVPPEDDELEPDLELAAELEVGLTEEQLLGGMNNAVDKPAGENGGGQHARAGKGGTGRDAA, from the coding sequence TTGTTCGGTCGCGGCGGAAGCCGAGGTAAACGGGAACAAGACCTGCACAACGGGTGGCAGACCCCGCAGCAGGTCCGTTCCGCGCAGGCCAAGCAGGCCGGTCGCAAGGGCAGGCGCCTGCCCGGCGAACAGGCGATACCTACCTATACCCCGTCGATCGCCGCGCGAAGCATCGACGGGCACCTGTTACGCACCGGTTATGAGGTGTACGCGTGGTACCGGCTCGCGCCGCAGCGCTGGTCGTTCCGCTCGGACTCGCAGCGGCGCGACCTGATCGCCGCGATCGCGGGCCAGTACGCCGAACTGCAGGGCCGCTGGCTGCACCTGCGGGTGACCAACCGGCCCTATCCGATCCGCATGTGGGCCGAAGCGCACGTCCACAACGCCGTCAACCGGCCGCAGGACATCCCCGGCGCGCTGAGCTTCGACGACTACCTCATCGGTGAGCAGCAGCAGCTCATGGGCCGCTCGATGGCCGAAAAAGAGGTCTACATCGGCGTTCAGGTCCAAACGCGCCGGATGGTGGACCGAGCGGTCGAGCGCGCCGCGCCGGTGCTGCGCAAGATCCTGCCGGAGGCGGTCGACGCGGAGCTGACCGCGCTGGACTCCGAGGTCGAGCACCTCGACCAGGTGATCGGCTCGGCAGGCCTCGAAGGCAGGCCCGCGCACGCCGACGAGATGTCCTGGCTGATGCACCGTTCGTGCTCGCTGGGCCTGCCGGCGCCCCGCAACATGCCCGCCGTGCCCGGTGCGGCCTGGGAGCCGGAAGACCTCGCCAGCTTCACGGACGCGGCCGACTTCCACGCCGACCCGTACGCGCCCACGGTGACCGTTCGCGGCCGCACGGGGTCCAATGCCGGTGTTTCGCGGCATCTCGCGGTGCTCACGGTCGGGCAGATGCACGGATTGCAGATCCCCGAGGTCGACGACCCGTGGATCCAGCACGCCGACCGGCTCCCGGCTTCGGTCGAGGTCTCGGCGCGTATCTACGTCCGGCGGCCGGAAGAGGTCGCCGGTGAGCTGCAGCGCCAGATGAACAAGGTGCGTTCGCAGGTCAAGCACTACACCGACGAGCACGAGCTCGAGCCGCCGCAATCGCTTGCGCGCCAGGCCGGGCGGGTGCTCGAGATCGACGACGAGATGACGTCGGGCTTCACCGCGCTCGCGACGCGCGTGCGGTCGTGGTGGCGGCTCGCGGTGTCCGGCCCGACCGAGCGCGACGCGCTCAAGCTGGCCCAGCAGCTGCTGGACCTGTACAAGCCGAAGATCGCGATCGAGCATCCCGAAGCGCAGTACGCGATGGCGCGCGAGTTCATCCCCGGCGAGCCGCTCGCGTCGGCCGCGTACATGCGGCGCGGCAGTGTCGTGTGGGCGTCGTCCGCGGTGCCGACGGCGACCGCGGAGGTCGGCGACCGCCGCGGCATCCTGCTCGGCGAGACCTGCACCGCGACCCGGCGCCCGGTGGCCTGGGACCCGTGGATGGCGCAGGAGATCCGCGACGGCTCCGGCCTGACGGCGATGGTCGCCGGTCTCGGTGGCGGTAAGTCGTTCCTCGGCGGCGGCATCGTCTACAAGACGCTGCGCGCCGGCGCGCACTGGACGATCCTCGACCCGTCCGGCCCGTTGTCGCGGCTGTGTGATTTGCCCGAGATTCGCCCGTACGCGCGTCCTATCAACCTGCTCAACGCCCAGCCCGGCATCCTCAATCCGTATCGCGTGGTCGCCGAGCCGCTGCTCGAGCACTTCATGGACGAGGACGACCCGGAGCGGTCCTGGCGCCGGGAGAAGGCGCTCGCGGGCGCCACGCGCAGGCGTCTCGTACTTGACGTACTGACCGGTGTGCTCCCGTACGAGGTCTCGCGGATGGCCCAGACTCGGATCGTGCTCCTGCGTGCGGTCCGTGCGGTCGGCGGGCGCTTCGACGCCGACCCTGGGCAGGTCATCGACGCGCTGCGCCGTGACTCCAGCGAGCACCATGAGCACGCGGTCGTCGTCGCGGACTTCTTGGACGAAATGCGCGAGCGCATGGCGCTGCTCATCCCGGAGACCGACGCGGATCCGTATTCGGAGACGCGGGATGACCGAATGACCGTGCTCACCATGGCCGGTTTGACGCTGCCCAAGGACGGCGTGCCGCGCGAGTACTGGACGGACGCGGAGTCGCTCGGCGTCGAGATGCTGAACCTCGCGGCCTGGCTGACCCAGCGTTCGGTCTACGAGAAGCCGAAGGAACTGCGCAAGGGCGTCTGGATCGACGAGGCGTTCTTCCTGTCCGAGGTCCCGACGGGACGCGTGCTGATGAACCGCTTCGCGCGTGACTCGCGTAAGTGGAACGTCCGCGTGCTGCTGTCTTCGCAGATCCCGGCCGACTTCCTCAAGATCCAAGGTTTCGTCGCGCTGCTCGACTCGGTCTTCGTGGGCCGTCTCGACGACGACGACGCCCAGGCCGACGCGTTGCGCCTGCTCAAGGTCCCCGTCGGGGTCGGCTACGAGCAGGTCATCGCCGCACTCGGCCGACGGCCAGGCGGTCAGCGCGGACTCGAGCGCGACACCGAACCCCGTCAGTTCGTCTTCGGCGACGGCGCGGGCGGTGTCGAGCGGATCCGCGTCGACTTCTCCGGTCCCCATCTGGAACACCTGCGCGGCGTCATGGACACGACCCCCGGGTCGTCGTCCGCCGAGTCGAGGCCGCAGCCGGGCACGGCGCTCGTTCCCACGGACGAGACCAAGCCGTACGTTCCTGTTCCCCCCGAAGACGACGAGCTCGAGCCCGATCTCGAGCTGGCCGCCGAGTTGGAGGTCGGGTTGACCGAGGAGCAATTGCTGGGCGGCATGAACAACGCCGTCGACAAACCGGCGGGGGAGAACGGCGGCGGACAGCACGCCCGCGCCGGCAAGGGCGGAACCGGCAGGGACGCGGCATGA